A genomic window from Glycine soja cultivar W05 chromosome 10, ASM419377v2, whole genome shotgun sequence includes:
- the LOC114371992 gene encoding carboxypeptidase SOL1-like isoform X4, giving the protein MSNDELEWAIQEFGQRCSNISRVYSIGKSVNGFPLWVIEISDKPGEEETEPAFKYIGNVHGDEPVGRELLIFLANWLCDNHLKDPLATLIVENVHLHLLPSMNPDGFSLRKRGNANNIDLNRDFPDQFVFINDDEDSRQPETRAIMNWLRDIRFTASATLHGGALVANYPWDGSDDKRTKYYGCPDDDAFRFMSSIYSHSHYNMSSSKEFLGGITNGAAWYPLYGGMQDWNYIHAGCFELTLEISDNKWPNAAELPFLWRYNKMSMLNLVASLVKTGVHGRIYSSGDGRPLPGSIIVSGINYTVRAGNTFGDYHRILAPRDKYEVVATMPGYKSKNTTIWLDEGPVTLDFVLDPEVSVKGSVLRNIYDCDCNGESKQEFVQFLWGTHLEVFFVVIVVLGFLLLLFQRRQKVKFSTSRQSAGAKRTVEV; this is encoded by the exons ATGTCCAATGATGAACTTGAATGGGCCATCCAAGAATTTGGACAAAGATGCAGCAACATATCCAGGGTATACAG TATTGGAAAGAGTGTAAATGGTTTTCCATtg TGGGTGATAGAGATTTCTGACAAGCCTGGAGAAGAAGAGACTGAACCTGCATTTAAG TATATTGGAAATGTGCACGGTGATGAACCTGTGGGACGTGAGCTGCTTATATTTTTGGCCAATTGGTTATGTGATAACCATTTGAAGGATCCTTTg GCAACATTGATTGTGGAGAATGTTCACCTTCATTTACTTCCATCAATGAATCCTGATGGTTTTAGTTTAAGAAAGCGTGGTAATGCTAATAATATTGATCTGAATCGGGATTTTCCTGACCAG tttgtttttataaatgatgATGAGGATTCCCGGCAACCTGAAACAAGAGCGATAATGAATTGGTTGAGAGATATACGATTCACAGCATCTGCCACTTTGCATGGG GGGGCACTTGTTGCAAATTATCCATGGGATGGCAGCGATGACAAAAG GACAAAGTACTATGGTTGTCCTGATGATGATGCATTTCGATTCATGTCAAGTATCTACAGTCACTCTCATTACAATATGTCTTCAAGCAAGGAATTTCTCGGTGGAATCACAAATGGAGCAGCATG GTACCCTCTATATGGGGGAATGCAAGATTGGAACTATATACATGCTGGCTGTTTTGAGTTGACCCTGGAAATTAGTGATAATAAATGGCCTAATGCTGCTGAG CTtccttttctttggagatacaACAAAATGAGCATGCTTAATCTTGTGGCAAGCCTGGTGAAG ACAGGAGTGCATGGAAGAATATATTCTTCAGGCGATGGAAGGCCATTACCAGGCTCTATAATTGTCAGTGGAATAAATTACACA GTTAGAGCTGGAAATACTTTTGGTGACTATCATCGCATACTCGCCCCAAGAGATAAATATGAAG TAGTGGCAACCATGCCTGGCTACAAATCAAAGAATACAACTATTTGGTTGGACGAAGGACCAGTGACATTGGATTTTGTTCTTGACCCTGAAGTCAGTGTCAAAGGGAGTGTACTACGAAATATCTATGATTGTGACTGTAATGGTGAAAGCAAACAAGAATTTGTTCAGTTTCTTTGGGGAACTCACTTGGAAGTTTTCTTTGTTGTGATTGTTGTTTTAggatttttacttttattatttcagAGAAGACAAAAAGTCAAATTTTCAACAAGCAGACAGTCAGCGGGGGCAAAAAGAACTGTTGAGGTCTAA
- the LOC114371992 gene encoding carboxypeptidase SOL1-like isoform X1, which translates to MSMDMKMNMLFFLVLFASAISSSLAKGSLQQTLLPSEEFDDGSNASSARHLLEDESQAQTSVDLAQGFMSNDELEWAIQEFGQRCSNISRVYSIGKSVNGFPLWVIEISDKPGEEETEPAFKYIGNVHGDEPVGRELLIFLANWLCDNHLKDPLATLIVENVHLHLLPSMNPDGFSLRKRGNANNIDLNRDFPDQFVFINDDEDSRQPETRAIMNWLRDIRFTASATLHGGALVANYPWDGSDDKRTKYYGCPDDDAFRFMSSIYSHSHYNMSSSKEFLGGITNGAAWYPLYGGMQDWNYIHAGCFELTLEISDNKWPNAAELPFLWRYNKMSMLNLVASLVKTGVHGRIYSSGDGRPLPGSIIVSGINYTVRAGNTFGDYHRILAPRDKYEVVATMPGYKSKNTTIWLDEGPVTLDFVLDPEVSVKGSVLRNIYDCDCNGESKQEFVQFLWGTHLEVFFVVIVVLGFLLLLFQRRQKVKFSTSRQSAGAKRTVEV; encoded by the exons ATGTCCATGGATATGAAGATGAACATGCTTTTCTTTCTCGTCCTTTTTGCTTCTGCAATTTCCTCTTCTCTTGCCAAGGGTTCCTTGCAACAAACCCTTCTTCCTTCAG AAGAATTCGATGACGGTAGTAATGCAAGCAGTGCAAGGCATTTATTAGAGGATGAGTCTCAGGCTCAGACAAG tgtTGATTTGGCACAAGGATTTATGTCCAATGATGAACTTGAATGGGCCATCCAAGAATTTGGACAAAGATGCAGCAACATATCCAGGGTATACAG TATTGGAAAGAGTGTAAATGGTTTTCCATtg TGGGTGATAGAGATTTCTGACAAGCCTGGAGAAGAAGAGACTGAACCTGCATTTAAG TATATTGGAAATGTGCACGGTGATGAACCTGTGGGACGTGAGCTGCTTATATTTTTGGCCAATTGGTTATGTGATAACCATTTGAAGGATCCTTTg GCAACATTGATTGTGGAGAATGTTCACCTTCATTTACTTCCATCAATGAATCCTGATGGTTTTAGTTTAAGAAAGCGTGGTAATGCTAATAATATTGATCTGAATCGGGATTTTCCTGACCAG tttgtttttataaatgatgATGAGGATTCCCGGCAACCTGAAACAAGAGCGATAATGAATTGGTTGAGAGATATACGATTCACAGCATCTGCCACTTTGCATGGG GGGGCACTTGTTGCAAATTATCCATGGGATGGCAGCGATGACAAAAG GACAAAGTACTATGGTTGTCCTGATGATGATGCATTTCGATTCATGTCAAGTATCTACAGTCACTCTCATTACAATATGTCTTCAAGCAAGGAATTTCTCGGTGGAATCACAAATGGAGCAGCATG GTACCCTCTATATGGGGGAATGCAAGATTGGAACTATATACATGCTGGCTGTTTTGAGTTGACCCTGGAAATTAGTGATAATAAATGGCCTAATGCTGCTGAG CTtccttttctttggagatacaACAAAATGAGCATGCTTAATCTTGTGGCAAGCCTGGTGAAG ACAGGAGTGCATGGAAGAATATATTCTTCAGGCGATGGAAGGCCATTACCAGGCTCTATAATTGTCAGTGGAATAAATTACACA GTTAGAGCTGGAAATACTTTTGGTGACTATCATCGCATACTCGCCCCAAGAGATAAATATGAAG TAGTGGCAACCATGCCTGGCTACAAATCAAAGAATACAACTATTTGGTTGGACGAAGGACCAGTGACATTGGATTTTGTTCTTGACCCTGAAGTCAGTGTCAAAGGGAGTGTACTACGAAATATCTATGATTGTGACTGTAATGGTGAAAGCAAACAAGAATTTGTTCAGTTTCTTTGGGGAACTCACTTGGAAGTTTTCTTTGTTGTGATTGTTGTTTTAggatttttacttttattatttcagAGAAGACAAAAAGTCAAATTTTCAACAAGCAGACAGTCAGCGGGGGCAAAAAGAACTGTTGAGGTCTAA
- the LOC114371992 gene encoding carboxypeptidase SOL1-like isoform X2, which yields MSMDMKMNMLFFLVLFASAISSSLAKGSLQQTLLPSEFDDGSNASSARHLLEDESQAQTSVDLAQGFMSNDELEWAIQEFGQRCSNISRVYSIGKSVNGFPLWVIEISDKPGEEETEPAFKYIGNVHGDEPVGRELLIFLANWLCDNHLKDPLATLIVENVHLHLLPSMNPDGFSLRKRGNANNIDLNRDFPDQFVFINDDEDSRQPETRAIMNWLRDIRFTASATLHGGALVANYPWDGSDDKRTKYYGCPDDDAFRFMSSIYSHSHYNMSSSKEFLGGITNGAAWYPLYGGMQDWNYIHAGCFELTLEISDNKWPNAAELPFLWRYNKMSMLNLVASLVKTGVHGRIYSSGDGRPLPGSIIVSGINYTVRAGNTFGDYHRILAPRDKYEVVATMPGYKSKNTTIWLDEGPVTLDFVLDPEVSVKGSVLRNIYDCDCNGESKQEFVQFLWGTHLEVFFVVIVVLGFLLLLFQRRQKVKFSTSRQSAGAKRTVEV from the exons ATGTCCATGGATATGAAGATGAACATGCTTTTCTTTCTCGTCCTTTTTGCTTCTGCAATTTCCTCTTCTCTTGCCAAGGGTTCCTTGCAACAAACCCTTCTTCCTTCAG AATTCGATGACGGTAGTAATGCAAGCAGTGCAAGGCATTTATTAGAGGATGAGTCTCAGGCTCAGACAAG tgtTGATTTGGCACAAGGATTTATGTCCAATGATGAACTTGAATGGGCCATCCAAGAATTTGGACAAAGATGCAGCAACATATCCAGGGTATACAG TATTGGAAAGAGTGTAAATGGTTTTCCATtg TGGGTGATAGAGATTTCTGACAAGCCTGGAGAAGAAGAGACTGAACCTGCATTTAAG TATATTGGAAATGTGCACGGTGATGAACCTGTGGGACGTGAGCTGCTTATATTTTTGGCCAATTGGTTATGTGATAACCATTTGAAGGATCCTTTg GCAACATTGATTGTGGAGAATGTTCACCTTCATTTACTTCCATCAATGAATCCTGATGGTTTTAGTTTAAGAAAGCGTGGTAATGCTAATAATATTGATCTGAATCGGGATTTTCCTGACCAG tttgtttttataaatgatgATGAGGATTCCCGGCAACCTGAAACAAGAGCGATAATGAATTGGTTGAGAGATATACGATTCACAGCATCTGCCACTTTGCATGGG GGGGCACTTGTTGCAAATTATCCATGGGATGGCAGCGATGACAAAAG GACAAAGTACTATGGTTGTCCTGATGATGATGCATTTCGATTCATGTCAAGTATCTACAGTCACTCTCATTACAATATGTCTTCAAGCAAGGAATTTCTCGGTGGAATCACAAATGGAGCAGCATG GTACCCTCTATATGGGGGAATGCAAGATTGGAACTATATACATGCTGGCTGTTTTGAGTTGACCCTGGAAATTAGTGATAATAAATGGCCTAATGCTGCTGAG CTtccttttctttggagatacaACAAAATGAGCATGCTTAATCTTGTGGCAAGCCTGGTGAAG ACAGGAGTGCATGGAAGAATATATTCTTCAGGCGATGGAAGGCCATTACCAGGCTCTATAATTGTCAGTGGAATAAATTACACA GTTAGAGCTGGAAATACTTTTGGTGACTATCATCGCATACTCGCCCCAAGAGATAAATATGAAG TAGTGGCAACCATGCCTGGCTACAAATCAAAGAATACAACTATTTGGTTGGACGAAGGACCAGTGACATTGGATTTTGTTCTTGACCCTGAAGTCAGTGTCAAAGGGAGTGTACTACGAAATATCTATGATTGTGACTGTAATGGTGAAAGCAAACAAGAATTTGTTCAGTTTCTTTGGGGAACTCACTTGGAAGTTTTCTTTGTTGTGATTGTTGTTTTAggatttttacttttattatttcagAGAAGACAAAAAGTCAAATTTTCAACAAGCAGACAGTCAGCGGGGGCAAAAAGAACTGTTGAGGTCTAA
- the LOC114371992 gene encoding carboxypeptidase SOL1-like isoform X3, with the protein MGHPRIWTKMQQHIQGIQGFLEWAISIGKSVNGFPLWVIEISDKPGEEETEPAFKYIGNVHGDEPVGRELLIFLANWLCDNHLKDPLATLIVENVHLHLLPSMNPDGFSLRKRGNANNIDLNRDFPDQFVFINDDEDSRQPETRAIMNWLRDIRFTASATLHGGALVANYPWDGSDDKRTKYYGCPDDDAFRFMSSIYSHSHYNMSSSKEFLGGITNGAAWYPLYGGMQDWNYIHAGCFELTLEISDNKWPNAAELPFLWRYNKMSMLNLVASLVKTGVHGRIYSSGDGRPLPGSIIVSGINYTVRAGNTFGDYHRILAPRDKYEVVATMPGYKSKNTTIWLDEGPVTLDFVLDPEVSVKGSVLRNIYDCDCNGESKQEFVQFLWGTHLEVFFVVIVVLGFLLLLFQRRQKVKFSTSRQSAGAKRTVEV; encoded by the exons ATGGGCCATCCAAGAATTTGGACAAAGATGCAGCAACATATCCAGGGTATACAG gGATTCTTGGAATGGGCTATCAGTATTGGAAAGAGTGTAAATGGTTTTCCATtg TGGGTGATAGAGATTTCTGACAAGCCTGGAGAAGAAGAGACTGAACCTGCATTTAAG TATATTGGAAATGTGCACGGTGATGAACCTGTGGGACGTGAGCTGCTTATATTTTTGGCCAATTGGTTATGTGATAACCATTTGAAGGATCCTTTg GCAACATTGATTGTGGAGAATGTTCACCTTCATTTACTTCCATCAATGAATCCTGATGGTTTTAGTTTAAGAAAGCGTGGTAATGCTAATAATATTGATCTGAATCGGGATTTTCCTGACCAG tttgtttttataaatgatgATGAGGATTCCCGGCAACCTGAAACAAGAGCGATAATGAATTGGTTGAGAGATATACGATTCACAGCATCTGCCACTTTGCATGGG GGGGCACTTGTTGCAAATTATCCATGGGATGGCAGCGATGACAAAAG GACAAAGTACTATGGTTGTCCTGATGATGATGCATTTCGATTCATGTCAAGTATCTACAGTCACTCTCATTACAATATGTCTTCAAGCAAGGAATTTCTCGGTGGAATCACAAATGGAGCAGCATG GTACCCTCTATATGGGGGAATGCAAGATTGGAACTATATACATGCTGGCTGTTTTGAGTTGACCCTGGAAATTAGTGATAATAAATGGCCTAATGCTGCTGAG CTtccttttctttggagatacaACAAAATGAGCATGCTTAATCTTGTGGCAAGCCTGGTGAAG ACAGGAGTGCATGGAAGAATATATTCTTCAGGCGATGGAAGGCCATTACCAGGCTCTATAATTGTCAGTGGAATAAATTACACA GTTAGAGCTGGAAATACTTTTGGTGACTATCATCGCATACTCGCCCCAAGAGATAAATATGAAG TAGTGGCAACCATGCCTGGCTACAAATCAAAGAATACAACTATTTGGTTGGACGAAGGACCAGTGACATTGGATTTTGTTCTTGACCCTGAAGTCAGTGTCAAAGGGAGTGTACTACGAAATATCTATGATTGTGACTGTAATGGTGAAAGCAAACAAGAATTTGTTCAGTTTCTTTGGGGAACTCACTTGGAAGTTTTCTTTGTTGTGATTGTTGTTTTAggatttttacttttattatttcagAGAAGACAAAAAGTCAAATTTTCAACAAGCAGACAGTCAGCGGGGGCAAAAAGAACTGTTGAGGTCTAA